One part of the Paraglaciecola sp. L3A3 genome encodes these proteins:
- a CDS encoding RluA family pseudouridine synthase yields the protein MELIDDKCFTQFVESTDKFSLPERFTFPFYYQPHPLCIMAAEQLKQHIAMQNRWQHNFGLTDDANKIIGKMFGVLLVKNKQGKLGFLSAFSGKLAEQNHISGFVPPVFDLLAEDSFFLSEQAEINRVNQQLESLENSIELLQLLEQLQGVKQQSSKEISELRNELSDNRQQRKLTRQTIAEELAKQNKETILQTLAQQSVNDKWRLKELTNKWQLKSEVIQTQIDTFEHQISSLKLKRKRYSSQLQNKIFSQYRFLNKNLEKKNLLDIFAGTSLGTPPAGAGECAAPKLLQYAFSHQYTPLALAEFWWGASPKSEVKKHQQFYPACTGKCQPILKHMLTGMEVDDNPLLKNYGEGKQLEIVYQDNDLLVVNKPAEFLSVPGKDVSDSVYQRIKQLFPTAAGPLIVHRLDMSTSGLMVLALNSQTNKGLQKQFIRRQVEKEYVALVEGLIENEQGEINLPLRGDLFDRPKQLVCFEHGKPAKTVWQVLQRFPQNGRTKVLLKPHTGRTHQLRVHCAHVEGLNMPIVGDDLYGTLDERLYLHAQRLAFVHPVTNKPLVFECKACY from the coding sequence ATGGAGTTGATTGACGACAAGTGTTTTACTCAGTTTGTAGAAAGTACAGATAAGTTTTCGTTACCAGAGCGTTTTACTTTTCCATTTTATTATCAGCCCCATCCTCTATGTATAATGGCTGCAGAGCAGTTAAAACAGCATATAGCGATGCAAAATAGATGGCAGCATAATTTTGGCTTAACTGACGATGCTAACAAAATAATTGGTAAAATGTTTGGGGTGCTGTTAGTCAAAAATAAACAAGGAAAGTTGGGGTTTTTGTCTGCTTTTTCTGGAAAATTAGCTGAACAAAATCATATTAGTGGTTTTGTGCCTCCGGTGTTTGATTTATTGGCTGAAGATAGTTTCTTTTTATCTGAACAAGCTGAGATTAACCGAGTTAATCAGCAACTAGAAAGTTTAGAAAATTCCATAGAATTGTTACAATTACTTGAACAGCTTCAAGGGGTAAAACAACAAAGTAGTAAAGAAATTTCTGAGCTGAGGAATGAGTTAAGCGACAATCGTCAACAGCGAAAATTGACTCGGCAAACTATCGCCGAAGAATTAGCAAAACAAAACAAAGAAACTATTCTGCAAACCTTAGCCCAACAAAGTGTAAATGATAAATGGCGGTTAAAAGAGTTAACCAACAAATGGCAACTTAAGTCTGAAGTAATACAAACTCAAATAGATACCTTTGAACATCAAATATCATCACTTAAGCTGAAACGTAAAAGGTATTCATCCCAGTTACAAAATAAAATATTTTCTCAATACCGATTTTTAAATAAAAACTTAGAAAAAAAAAATTTACTGGATATTTTTGCTGGCACATCTTTAGGCACACCTCCTGCTGGAGCAGGGGAGTGTGCAGCTCCTAAATTATTACAATATGCCTTTTCACATCAATATACTCCCTTGGCCTTGGCCGAATTTTGGTGGGGTGCTTCTCCTAAATCTGAAGTGAAAAAACATCAACAATTTTATCCCGCTTGTACTGGAAAATGTCAGCCTATTTTAAAACATATGCTGACTGGAATGGAGGTCGACGATAACCCTTTATTGAAAAATTATGGAGAAGGGAAACAGTTAGAAATTGTGTATCAAGATAATGATCTCCTTGTGGTAAATAAACCAGCGGAGTTTTTGTCGGTTCCGGGTAAAGATGTCTCTGATTCTGTATATCAAAGAATCAAACAACTTTTTCCTACAGCCGCGGGCCCATTGATTGTGCATCGCTTGGATATGTCCACTTCAGGTTTAATGGTGTTAGCTTTGAATAGTCAAACCAATAAAGGGCTACAGAAACAATTTATTCGTCGTCAAGTTGAAAAAGAATATGTGGCTTTGGTTGAGGGATTAATAGAAAACGAACAAGGTGAAATTAACCTGCCATTAAGGGGCGATTTGTTCGATAGACCGAAACAGCTTGTTTGTTTCGAACATGGCAAACCTGCTAAAACTGTTTGGCAGGTATTACAAAGGTTTCCGCAAAATGGTCGGACTAAGGTGCTGTTAAAACCCCATACCGGACGGACTCATCAGTTAAGAGTACATTGTGCTCATGTTGAAGGGCTGAATATGCCCATTGTTGGTGATGACTTATATGGTACCTTAGATGAACGGTTATACCTTCATGCTCAAAGGTTGGCTTTTGTTCATCCTGTTACCAATAAACCTTTGGTCTTTGAGTGTAAAGCCTGTTATTAG
- a CDS encoding DEAD/DEAH box helicase, translated as MSFADLGLSPKILSAVTAKGYTDPSPIQAQAIPAVLEGKDVMAAAQTGTGKTAGFTLPILQRLSQGTPARANQARALILTPTRELAAQVAESVQTYGRDLPLKSAVVFGGVGINPQMVKLRKGVDILVATPGRLLDLYNQNAVKFSDLEILVLDEADRMLDMGFIHDIKKILKLLPKNRQNLMFSATFSDEIRQLAKGLVNNPVEVSVSPANTTVDLVEQWVYPVDKSQKTAILTRLIKDNDWQQVLVFSRTKHGANRIVKQLEARGITAAAIHGNKSQGARTKALADFKQGKVKALIATDIAARGIDIDQLPQVVNFDLPNVAEDYVHRIGRTGRAGATGQAISMVTLEEFKQLVDIERLTKQVIQRKTIAGFEPSQPLPVSRLDQRPIKAPKPKKPKPNQANNGQNTGSKAKQGSSTARPASRQNNRPNRARRNNPSNNSQA; from the coding sequence ATGAGTTTTGCCGATTTAGGCTTATCCCCTAAAATATTGTCTGCTGTTACTGCCAAGGGTTATACCGACCCATCTCCTATCCAAGCCCAAGCCATCCCTGCCGTATTAGAAGGCAAAGATGTCATGGCTGCTGCACAGACAGGCACAGGTAAAACTGCAGGCTTCACCTTGCCTATATTACAAAGACTAAGCCAAGGTACACCAGCCAGAGCAAATCAAGCTAGAGCATTAATTCTAACGCCAACTCGAGAATTAGCTGCTCAAGTTGCTGAAAGTGTACAAACCTATGGTCGTGATTTACCGTTAAAATCAGCAGTAGTGTTTGGTGGTGTAGGGATCAACCCACAGATGGTCAAACTTAGAAAAGGTGTAGATATACTAGTAGCCACACCTGGTCGTTTATTAGATTTATACAATCAAAATGCAGTGAAGTTTAGCGACTTAGAAATACTAGTTTTAGATGAAGCCGACAGAATGTTAGATATGGGCTTTATTCATGATATTAAAAAAATATTAAAATTATTACCGAAAAATCGTCAGAATTTAATGTTCTCTGCCACCTTTTCTGATGAAATCCGTCAATTAGCCAAAGGGTTGGTAAATAACCCTGTTGAAGTATCGGTATCACCTGCTAACACAACAGTTGATTTAGTCGAACAATGGGTTTACCCGGTCGATAAAAGTCAAAAAACAGCCATTCTCACACGTTTAATTAAAGACAATGACTGGCAACAGGTATTGGTATTTAGCCGCACGAAACATGGTGCGAATCGCATCGTTAAACAGCTAGAAGCTAGAGGTATTACTGCAGCTGCAATCCATGGTAATAAGAGCCAAGGGGCAAGAACTAAAGCCTTAGCTGATTTTAAACAAGGTAAAGTTAAAGCCTTAATTGCTACTGATATTGCTGCCCGAGGAATTGATATTGATCAATTGCCACAAGTAGTCAATTTTGACTTACCCAATGTAGCGGAAGACTATGTACATAGAATTGGCCGTACAGGTCGAGCTGGCGCAACTGGCCAAGCTATATCTATGGTGACCTTAGAAGAATTTAAACAGTTAGTGGATATTGAAAGACTGACCAAACAAGTCATTCAACGTAAAACCATTGCTGGATTTGAACCTTCACAACCTTTGCCAGTTTCTCGTTTAGATCAGCGTCCAATTAAGGCCCCAAAACCGAAAAAGCCTAAACCTAATCAAGCAAACAATGGGCAAAATACAGGTAGCAAAGCCAAACAAGGTTCGAGTACTGCTCGGCCCGCTAGTCGACAAAACAATCGACCTAACAGAGCCCGCAGAAACAACCCTAGCAATAACTCTCAAGCTTAA
- the nhaD gene encoding sodium:proton antiporter NhaD: MLHYVLIGLAILALIGVIFEEVIHINKAKITLLFGTLSWIALFIFAPSSIERDLIDHQLRENLADISSLWLFLVAAMTFVAYLNKKGLIANLLHRAMPESISERKLLFFTAIFSFVFSSLADNITATLVSVALILSLSLPPNKTIRFTVLVVFAVNSGGVALITGDVTTLMIFLADKVSILNLLWLSLPAFIAVLTLATLLSFGMSGRVRIKQQQKDIRKLDYGIALIFLSTILLTIFGNVLYEIPPVLSFLAGLAIMFIFAKVCNDDDDRDPIIEYIRYIEFDTLLFFLGVLLLVGMLEQIHALEFLLELYKHLPPIYANYIMGITSAAVDNVPLTAALLKTDIHMDLASWLGLTYAVGVGGSLLVIGSAAGIVCMSKVPGLTFGRYAKYSLLLLITYTVGYVLVLTLANFIH, encoded by the coding sequence CTGTTACATTACGTTTTAATTGGTTTAGCCATATTGGCTTTAATCGGGGTGATTTTTGAAGAAGTCATTCATATCAATAAAGCTAAAATCACCTTATTATTCGGAACCCTTTCTTGGATTGCCCTGTTCATTTTTGCTCCTTCGAGCATAGAACGGGATTTGATTGATCATCAACTTAGGGAAAACTTAGCTGATATATCTTCTTTATGGCTATTCTTAGTCGCGGCTATGACCTTTGTTGCTTACCTCAACAAAAAAGGACTCATTGCTAATTTATTACACCGCGCAATGCCAGAGTCTATCAGCGAGCGTAAACTGTTATTTTTTACTGCCATATTTAGTTTTGTTTTTTCGTCTTTAGCAGATAACATCACAGCAACATTAGTCTCTGTAGCACTTATCCTATCTCTGTCTTTACCGCCTAATAAAACCATACGTTTTACCGTACTAGTGGTATTTGCTGTTAACTCTGGAGGGGTCGCATTAATCACTGGAGACGTCACCACATTAATGATATTTCTTGCCGATAAAGTGAGTATCTTAAACTTATTGTGGTTATCTTTGCCTGCATTTATCGCGGTATTGACCTTGGCTACATTATTAAGTTTTGGCATGAGTGGACGAGTAAGGATTAAACAACAACAGAAAGATATTCGTAAACTGGACTATGGTATTGCACTAATATTTCTAAGTACCATACTGCTGACAATTTTTGGTAATGTCTTATACGAAATCCCGCCTGTTTTAAGCTTTTTAGCAGGCTTAGCCATCATGTTTATATTTGCTAAAGTGTGTAATGATGATGATGATCGGGACCCTATTATTGAATATATCCGATACATTGAATTCGACACTTTATTGTTCTTCTTAGGTGTATTGCTACTGGTCGGTATGTTAGAACAAATTCACGCCTTAGAGTTTTTATTAGAGCTGTATAAACACCTGCCACCTATTTACGCCAATTATATTATGGGGATTACCTCAGCAGCTGTTGATAACGTACCTCTTACAGCTGCATTATTGAAAACTGACATCCATATGGATTTAGCTTCATGGCTTGGATTAACTTATGCCGTGGGTGTAGGTGGCTCATTGTTAGTGATAGGCTCTGCCGCAGGTATTGTATGTATGAGTAAAGTACCTGGCTTAACTTTTGGTCGTTACGCTAAATACAGTTTATTGCTATTAATTACCTATACTGTTGGTTATGTATTGGTTTTAACACTTGCCAATTTCATTCACTAA
- a CDS encoding YaiI/YqxD family protein: protein MKIWVDADACPVVIKDILFRAAQRKKVQTIFVANQYIRTPPSKFISSQQVSAGFDVADDEIVKQVEPNDLVITSDIPLAAEVIEKGALALSSRGELFTTENIRSRLNIRDFMDTMRASGEQSGGPPPLNQKDRQNFSNHLDRILATI, encoded by the coding sequence ATGAAAATTTGGGTGGACGCCGATGCGTGTCCGGTAGTGATAAAAGATATTCTATTTAGAGCCGCACAACGTAAAAAAGTGCAAACTATATTTGTAGCCAATCAATATATTCGTACACCACCGTCTAAATTTATTAGTTCTCAACAAGTCAGTGCAGGTTTTGATGTAGCCGATGATGAAATTGTTAAACAAGTTGAGCCTAATGATTTGGTGATCACTAGTGACATTCCCCTTGCCGCAGAAGTGATAGAGAAGGGGGCATTAGCCTTGAGTTCGAGGGGAGAGTTGTTTACCACAGAAAATATACGCTCTAGACTGAATATCCGAGATTTTATGGATACTATGCGAGCAAGTGGTGAGCAGTCAGGTGGACCACCGCCATTAAATCAAAAAGACAGGCAGAATTTTTCAAATCATTTGGATAGGATTTTAGCGACAATTTAG
- a CDS encoding ABC transporter substrate-binding protein: MLIPYAKRLHKGLISILLICITSGVFKAASANSVTLKLAATDWCPYTCENNISKKGIAYDYIQFLFKQKNIALDVSSYPWARAIRQVEKGKLHGLLTAVHSESPNLLFTQSAMMSYQMCFYGKEGSKWQYAGEHSLKDIRLGVISEYGYGQPVDQYLANKRSQYNVVKLSSNQALQQLISLVEAERIDVLIEDKNVMNWYFKNSKQNSLNKLGCLAEESLYLAMSPKVSWSEDVIDFLNKEFQKETNQQWLLEYAQVYYQ; encoded by the coding sequence ATGCTTATCCCTTATGCAAAGAGATTACACAAAGGTCTAATCTCTATTTTATTAATCTGTATTACTAGTGGTGTGTTTAAAGCTGCTTCAGCAAACTCAGTGACATTAAAACTGGCTGCAACTGATTGGTGTCCTTATACTTGTGAAAATAACATAAGCAAAAAGGGGATTGCTTATGATTATATACAATTCCTTTTTAAACAAAAAAATATTGCACTTGATGTATCATCTTATCCTTGGGCTAGGGCAATAAGGCAGGTAGAAAAAGGTAAATTACATGGACTATTGACTGCTGTCCATTCTGAAAGTCCAAATTTATTATTTACTCAAAGTGCGATGATGTCATATCAAATGTGTTTTTACGGTAAAGAAGGTTCTAAGTGGCAGTATGCTGGTGAGCATTCGTTGAAAGATATTCGATTAGGAGTGATATCTGAGTATGGTTATGGTCAACCAGTTGATCAATATTTAGCAAATAAAAGAAGCCAATATAATGTTGTTAAACTGAGCAGTAACCAAGCCTTGCAACAACTGATTTCTTTAGTTGAAGCTGAGAGAATAGATGTGCTTATCGAAGATAAAAATGTGATGAATTGGTATTTCAAAAACAGCAAACAGAATTCACTGAATAAATTGGGCTGTTTAGCCGAAGAATCTTTATATTTAGCCATGTCTCCTAAGGTTAGTTGGAGTGAAGATGTAATTGATTTCTTGAATAAAGAATTCCAAAAAGAAACCAATCAACAATGGTTGCTAGAGTATGCCCAAGTCTATTATCAATAG